From one Rosa rugosa chromosome 4, drRosRugo1.1, whole genome shotgun sequence genomic stretch:
- the LOC133743051 gene encoding probable beta-D-xylosidase 2, giving the protein MASTTTTTTTASLCLFLLFILLQTTSSKAAGESPTSFACNPQDASTKDLPFCRVKLPIHVRVRDLIGRLTLQEKVKLLVNTAKAVPRLGIKDYEWWSEALHGVSNVGPGTKFGGEFPGATSFPQVITTAASFNASLWEAIGRVVSDEARAMYNGGMGGLTYWSPNVNVLRDPRWGRGQETPGEDPVVVGAYAASYVRGLQGNDGGGHQLKVAACCKHFTAYDLDNWHGVDRFHFNARVSKQDMEDTFDVPFRMCVQDGKVASVMCSYNQVNGVPTCADPNLLKKTVRAQWGLDGYIVSDCDSVGVFYDNQHYTSTPEEAAAAALKAGLDLDCGPFLGLHTEDAVKKGLLSEVDHIDLALANTLTVQMRLGMFDGSAHPYANLGPRDVCSPAHQQLALDAATQGIVLLKNRGPSLPLSTRRHRSVAVIGPNSDVTVTMIGNYAGVACGYTTPLQGIGKYTRTVHQQGCSDVACKDDTLFGAAIDAARQADATILVMGLDQSIEAEFRDRVGLLLPGRQQELISKVAASSKGPTILVLMSGGPVDVTFAKNDPRIAGIVWAGYPGQAGGQAIADIVFGISNPGGKLPMTWYPDEYLRNLEMTDMGMRSRPSKGYPGRTYRFYKGPIVYPFGHGLGYTKFVQTVASAPTVVAIVLDGHHTETSTSAGNGTSTRSFATAGKAIRVTHAKCSKLSLVVDVDVRNVGNRDGSHTLLVYSSPPSAAGHWVPHKQLVAFEKVHVLARTQQRVRFNIHVCKHLSVVDRSGIRRIPMGRHDLHIGDHVVHSFSVQASSLGLGIIKS; this is encoded by the exons ATGgcttccaccaccaccaccaccacgacGGCCTCCCTCTGCcttttcctcctcttcatcctTTTGCAAACAACTAGCAGCAAAGCGGCCGGCGAGTCTCCGACGTCATTCGCTTGCAACCCGCAAGACGCAAGCACCAAGGACTTGCCGTTTTGCCGCGTAAAGTTGCCGATACATGTGAGAGTGAGGGACCTGATCGGAAGGCTGACGTTGCAAGAGAAGGTGAAGCTGCTGGTGAACACTGCCAAGGCCGTGCCTCGCCTTGGGATCAAAGACTATGAATGGTGGTCGGAGGCACTTCATGGGGTCTCCAATGTGGGTCCCGGAACCAAGTTTGGCGGGGAGTTTCCGGGAGCCACCAGCTTCCCTCAGGTCATCACCACCGCTGCTTCCTTCAATGCTTCTCTGTGGGAAGCCATCGGACGG GTTGTGTCAGACGAAGCCAGAGCAATGTATAATGGAGGTATGGGCGGGCTCACGTATTGGAGTCCAAATGTGAACGTACTCAGAGACCCGAGATGGGGCCGTGGACAGGAAACTCCCGGTGAAGATCCGGTGGTGGTCGGAGCATATGCTGCCAGCTACGTCAGGGGTTTACAGGGCAATGACGGCGGCGGTCACCAGTTGAAGGTGGCTGCTTGCTGTAAACACTTCACGGCTTACGACCTTGATAACTGGCATGGAGTCGATCGATTTCACTTCAACGCTAGG GTTAGCAAGCAGGACATGGAGGACACATTCGACGTTCCTTTCAGGATGTGCGTCCAAGATGGAAAGGTGGCGAGTGTTATGTGCTCTTACAATCAGGTCAATGGTGTCCCAACCTGTGCAGATCCTAATCTCCTCAAGAAAACTGTACGTGCTCAATGGGGGCTTGATGG CTACATTGTCTCTGATTGCGATTCAGTGGGCGTTTTCTATGACAACCAACACTACACATCAACACCAGAAGAAGCAGCTGCTGCTGCCCTCAAAGCAGGTTTGGATTTAGACTGTGGACCATTCCTGGGGTTGCACACTGAGGATGCAGTGAAGAAGGGTTTGTTGAGTGAGGTTGATCATATCGATCTTGCATTGGCTAATACACTCACAGTCCAAATGAGGCTGGGCATGTTTGATGGATCTGCGCATCCATATGCTAATTTAGGTCCCAGGGATGTCTGCAGCCCAGCTCACCAGCAACTCGCTCTTGACGCTGCCACCCAAGGCATTGTTCTTCTCAAGAACCGTGGCCCTTCCCTGCCTTTATCCACCCGCCGCCACCGCAGTGTAGCTGTCATTGGTCCCAATTCTGATGTTACTGTTACTATGATCGGTAACTATGCCG GTGTTGCTTGTGGGTACACTACACCCCTACAAGGAATAGGAAAATACACCAGGACAGTTCACCAGCAGGGTTGCAGCGATGTAGCTTGCAAAGACGACACATTGTTTGGTGCAGCCATTGATGCAGCTCGTCAAGCCGATGCGACCATTTTAGTAATGGGCCTCGACCAGTCCATCGAGGCGGAGTTCAGAGACCGAGTCGGGCTACTTTTACCTGGACGGCAACAAGAGCTCATATCTAAAGTTGCTGCATCCTCTAAAGGCCCAACCATTCTGGTCTTGATGTCTGGCGGCCCAGTTGATGTTACTTTTGCTAAGAATGACCCACGTATCGCTGGCATTGTATGGGCCGGATACCCAGGACAAGCTGGTGGACAAGCCATTGCTGATATTGTGTTTGGAATATCAAATCCAG GAGGAAAGCTGCCTATGACATGGTACCCAGACGAGTATCTTAGAAATTTGGAAATGACAGACATGGGGATGAGGTCAAGGCCATCAAAAGGGTACCCTGGAAGAACCTACAGATTCTACAAAGGGCCAATAGTATACCCATTTGGACATGGATTGGGTTACACTAAATTTGTGCAAACCGTAGCGAGCGCCCCCACTGTAGTTGCAATCGTTCTTGATGGTCACCATACTGAGACTAGTACTAGTGCCGGTAACGGTACTAGTACTAGGTCATTCGCAACTGCGGGGAAGGCAATTCGCGTGACACATGCGAAATGCAGCAAGCTTTCGCTCGTTGTCGATGTGGATGTGAGAAATGTGGGCAACAGAGACGGGTCTCACACTTTGCTAGTGTACTCGAGCCCTCCATCTGCTGCCGGACACTGGGTGCCACACAAACAATTGGTTGCCTTTGAGAAAGTACATGTCCTGGCAAGGACTCAACAGCGAGTCCGATTCAACATTCATGTGTGCAAGCACCTTAGTGTGGTGGACAGGTCTGGGATTCGAAGAATTCCGATGGGACGGCACGACCTCCACATTGGTGATCATGTCGTCCACTCTTTCTCCGTCCAAGCCTCTTCACTGGGGTTGGGAATCATCAAATCCTGA
- the LOC133743052 gene encoding pentatricopeptide repeat-containing protein At5g14820, mitochondrial-like — protein sequence MSVFLRRRSKFSQQYPLFLRRHSQSDVYLHRRCRYRSAAEMGRSPGGQQKRGRGEQGFRPTGGSLPLPGLLNSPPHSNLHCSHGQIPFLLPHPTSLFTLQEKMLASSSSSIISSFSISIKPVGHLLPNRGFSSVTSDGEEEEDGGVENEGADPEEVDRVCKVIDELFALDRNMEAVLDQCGVELSHDLVVAVLRRFHHARKPAFRFFCWAGEKPGFEHDSTTYNSMMSILGKTRQFETMVSLLEEMGVKGLLTMETFVIAFKAFAAAKERKKAVGIFELMKYYKFKYGVDTVNCLLDTLGRAKLGKEMQVLFDKLKGRFTPNLQTYAVLLDGWCRVKNLMEAGKVWNEMIDKGFTPDIVTHNIMLGGLLRSHKRSDAIKLFEIMKAKGPSPNVRTYSILIQNFCKQKQMKEAIDFFDEMRESGCQPSVVVYTSLITGFGNQNKMEMVHGLLKAMKQDGCTPDGVTYNALIKLMTRQRMPDDAVRIYKKMIQNGVEPSIHTYVMIMKSYFQTRNYDMGRAVWDEMIEKGCCPDDNAYTVLIGGLICQGRTGEACKYLEEMIEKGMKIPQLDFNKFAADFSKAGKPDILVEMAQKMKLAGKFELSNVFARWAEMTKKKM from the coding sequence ATGTCAGTGTTtctaagaagaagaagcaaattcAGCCAACAGTACCCGCTGTTTCTCCGCCGCCACTCTCAGTCAGATGTCTACCTACACCGCCGCTGCCGCTATCGCTCCGCCGCCGAGATGGGACGAAGCCCAGGAGGGCAGCAAAAACGAGGTCGCGGAGAACAAGGATTCCGTCCTACTGGTGGCTCTCTGCCCCTGCCTGGTTTGCTTAATTCTCCTCCTCATAGTAATCTCCATTGTTCTCATGGTCAAATTCCGTTTCTTTTGCCACACCCCACTTCACTCTTTACTCTACAAGAAAAAATGCTAgcctcatcatcatcttcaattaTCTCAAGTTTCTCAATTTCAATTAAACCCGTTGGTCATTTGCTACCAAATAGGGGCTTTTCTAGTGTCACCTCTGatggtgaggaggaggaggatggaGGGGTTGAAAATGAGGGTGCTGACCCGGAGGAGGTTGATAGGGTATGTAAGGTGATTGATGAATTGTTTGCATTGGATAGGAATATGGAGGCGGTTCTCGATCAATGTGGTGTTGAATTATCCCATGATTTAGTTGTGGCCGTCTTGAGACGCTTCCACCATGCTAGAAAACCTGCATTTCGGTTTTTCTGTTGGGCTGGGGAGAAGCCTGGTTTTGAGCATGATTCCACGACTTATAACTCCATGATGAGTATTTTAGGGAAGACTAGACAGTTTGAGACTATGGTATCGCTGCTCGAAGAAATGGGAGTCAAAGGACTACTGACAATGGAAACTTTTGTGATTGCTTTCAAAGCTTTTGCTGCCGCCAAAGAGAGGAAGAAAGCTGTTGGAATCTTTGAGCTCATGAAGTATTACAAGTTCAAATATGGTGTCGATACCGTGAATTGCTTGCTTGATACTCTCGGAAGGGCAAAGCTAGGGAAAGAAATGCAAGTTCTTTTTGACAAGTTGAAAGGGAGGTTTACCCCAAATTTACAGACTTATGCGGTGCTGCTTGATGGGTGGTGCAGGGTGAAGAATTTAATGGAGGCGGGGAAGGTCTGGAACGAAATGATTGATAAGGGGTTTACGCCTGATATTGTTACACATAATATCATGCTTGGAGGTTTGTTGAGGAGTCACAAGAGGTCTGATGCTATCAAATTGTTTGAGATCATGAAAGCCAAGGGTCCATCACCTAATGTTAGAACCTATAGTATTCTGATTCAGAACTTCTGCAAGCAAAAACAGATGAAAGAAGCAATAGACTTTTTTGATGAAATGCGTGAATCTGGGTGCCAGCCAAGTGTTGTGGTTTACACAAGCTTAATCACAGGGTTTGGAAATCAGAACAAGATGGAAATGGTTCATGGATTATTGAAAGCAATGAAGCAAGATGGTTGCACTCCTGATGGGGTGACCTACAATGCCTTGATCAAATTGATGACGAGGCAGAGAATGCCAGATGATGCGGTCAGGATATACAAGAAGATGATTCAAAATGGAGTTGAGCCATCAATACACACCTATGTCATGATAATGAAGTCTTATTTTCAGACAAGAAATTATGACATGGGTCGTGCAGTATGGGATGAGATGATTGAGAAGGGCTGTTGCCCTGATGATAACGCATATACTGTTCTCATTGGAGGTCTAATATGCCAGGGAAGAACAGGGGAGGCCTGCAAATATCTAGAGGAGATGATAGAGAAAGGAATGAAAATTCCTCAGCTTGACTTCAACAAGTTTGCCGCCGACTTCTCCAAAGCTGGGAAACCTGACATACTTGTGGAGATGGCTCAAAAGATGAAGCTCGCTGGTAAGTTTGAACTCTCCAATGTCTTTGCTAGGTGGGCGGAAATGACGAAGAAAAAGATGTAA